In a genomic window of Mycolicibacillus parakoreensis:
- a CDS encoding phosphotransferase family protein, whose translation MSAARHPAGIEVAAVTAWFAAQIPGVRPPLDFELVLGGRSNLTHIVTDTTGRRWVLRRPPTGAVLPSAHNVLREQTVLTALAGTDVPVPAVAGFCADPAVTGADFYVMDFVDGVILNTDDDVAAIAPRHRETLCRSVVDTLVAIHRVDCETGPLAALRRPGGYIDRQLRRWIRQLDAVASPNDLLRQVARRLADDIPPERTVGLVHGDYRPGNLILGPDGAVRAVLDWELCAVGDVLTDLGWLVAWWSAAQPVGWAPAPAAGFLPVGQLVAHYRERTGCAVDDLDYYHAFALWRLGCIADGVYQRYRDGAMGVAGVHLQEMAERPGLLAEMSRELLTR comes from the coding sequence GTGAGCGCCGCGCGACACCCGGCGGGCATCGAGGTGGCCGCGGTCACCGCGTGGTTCGCCGCGCAGATCCCCGGGGTGCGACCGCCGCTCGACTTCGAACTGGTGCTCGGCGGGCGTTCCAACCTCACCCACATCGTCACCGACACCACCGGTCGGCGCTGGGTGCTGCGCCGCCCACCCACCGGCGCGGTGCTGCCGTCGGCCCACAACGTGCTGCGCGAGCAGACGGTGCTCACCGCGCTGGCCGGCACCGACGTTCCGGTACCCGCGGTGGCCGGCTTCTGCGCCGACCCGGCGGTCACCGGCGCGGACTTCTACGTGATGGACTTCGTCGACGGCGTGATCCTCAACACCGACGACGACGTCGCCGCGATCGCCCCACGACATCGGGAGACGCTCTGCCGCAGCGTCGTCGACACGCTGGTGGCCATCCATCGGGTCGACTGCGAGACGGGGCCGCTGGCCGCGCTGCGCCGGCCCGGCGGCTACATCGACCGGCAGCTGCGTCGATGGATCCGTCAACTCGATGCGGTGGCCAGCCCCAACGATCTGCTGCGGCAGGTCGCCCGACGGCTGGCCGACGACATTCCGCCGGAGCGCACCGTCGGGCTGGTGCACGGCGACTACCGTCCCGGCAACCTGATCCTCGGGCCCGACGGGGCGGTGCGCGCGGTGCTCGACTGGGAGCTGTGCGCGGTCGGTGACGTGCTGACCGACCTGGGCTGGCTGGTGGCCTGGTGGTCCGCGGCGCAGCCGGTCGGGTGGGCGCCGGCCCCGGCGGCGGGTTTCCTGCCGGTCGGCCAACTCGTCGCGCACTACCGGGAGCGCACCGGGTGCGCGGTCGACGACCTCGACTACTACCACGCGTTCGCCCTGTGGCGGCTGGGCTGCATCGCCGACGGGGTCTATCAGCGTTACCGCGACGGCGCGATGGGGGTGGCCGGGGTGCACCTGCAGGAGATGGCCGAACGTCCCGGGCTGTTGGCGGAGATGTCGCGCGAGTTGCTCACCCGCTAG
- the efp gene encoding elongation factor P: MASTADFKNGLVLVIDGQLWQIVEFQHVKPGKGPAFVRTKLKNVVSGKTVDKTYNAGVKVETATVDRRDATYLYRDGTDFVFMDSADFEQHPLPDSMVAGAANFLLESLPVQIAFHNGIPLYLELPVSVEVVVTETEPGLQGDRSSAGTKPATVETGAQINVPLFINAGDKLKVDTRDGSYLGRVNG; the protein is encoded by the coding sequence GTGGCATCGACCGCCGACTTCAAGAACGGACTGGTGTTGGTCATCGACGGCCAGCTGTGGCAGATCGTGGAGTTCCAGCACGTCAAACCCGGCAAAGGCCCGGCGTTCGTGCGCACCAAGCTCAAAAACGTGGTGTCGGGCAAGACCGTGGACAAGACCTACAACGCCGGGGTGAAGGTCGAGACCGCCACCGTGGACCGCCGCGACGCCACCTACCTGTACCGCGACGGCACCGACTTCGTGTTCATGGACAGTGCCGACTTCGAGCAGCACCCGCTGCCCGACAGCATGGTCGCCGGCGCGGCGAACTTCCTGCTCGAGAGCCTGCCGGTGCAGATCGCGTTCCACAACGGCATCCCCCTCTACCTGGAGCTGCCGGTCAGTGTCGAGGTCGTCGTCACCGAGACCGAGCCGGGTCTGCAGGGCGACCGGTCCAGTGCGGGCACCAAACCGGCGACGGTGGAGACCGGCGCGCAGATCAACGTGCCGCTGTTCATCAACGCCGGCGACAAGCTCAAAGTCGACACCCGTGACGGCAGCTACCTGGGCCGGGTCAACGGGTGA
- a CDS encoding B-4DMT family transporter produces the protein MTNNWVLRGLVLAAGMLVLRLIQGVLINTFEMYATLISVSLLVIFIVGAATWAYFDGRENAKSDPDPERRADLAMTWLLAGITAGVLSGVAAWLIALFDPAIYTGGLLNELTGIAAFTALVAWVPAMAAVALGRWQIDKNYDWPSEHGEAGAEGDRADTDVFAAVDPDAQAAGEAVSEAASEEPTTALATLPDFAPAPPKKRWWQRRKPAASETSSSAEATAPTAYTMDQTEPVSYDPADTEATTEFTTPAPSADESTTEFPPLQTPEQDDPEQT, from the coding sequence ATGACCAACAACTGGGTGCTGCGCGGGCTGGTCCTGGCGGCCGGGATGCTCGTGCTCCGCCTCATTCAGGGGGTGTTGATCAACACCTTCGAGATGTACGCCACCCTCATCAGCGTGTCGCTGCTGGTCATCTTCATCGTCGGCGCCGCGACCTGGGCCTACTTCGACGGCCGGGAGAACGCGAAATCCGATCCCGACCCCGAGCGCCGCGCCGACCTGGCGATGACCTGGCTGCTGGCCGGGATCACCGCCGGGGTACTCAGCGGCGTGGCGGCCTGGCTGATCGCGCTGTTCGATCCGGCGATCTACACCGGCGGGCTGCTCAACGAGCTGACCGGGATCGCCGCGTTCACCGCCCTGGTGGCGTGGGTGCCGGCGATGGCCGCGGTGGCGCTGGGCCGCTGGCAGATCGACAAAAACTACGACTGGCCCTCCGAGCACGGCGAGGCGGGCGCCGAGGGCGACCGCGCCGACACCGACGTGTTCGCCGCGGTCGACCCCGACGCGCAGGCGGCCGGCGAGGCGGTGAGCGAGGCGGCGAGCGAGGAACCGACCACCGCGCTGGCCACCCTGCCCGACTTCGCCCCGGCCCCGCCGAAGAAGCGGTGGTGGCAGCGCCGCAAGCCCGCCGCGAGCGAGACCAGTTCCTCGGCGGAGGCCACCGCGCCGACCGCGTACACCATGGATCAGACCGAGCCGGTCAGCTACGACCCCGCCGACACCGAGGCGACCACCGAGTTCACCACCCCCGCACCGTCGGCGGACGAATCGACCACCGAGTTCCCGCCGCTGCAGACCCCCGAGCAGGACGACCCGGAGCAGACCTAG
- a CDS encoding TetR/AcrR family transcriptional regulator encodes MSTARSSPTSRLSVSDWVQAGLRILAEDGVKALTIQRLCDRLQVTKGSFYWHFTDMKTYRSALVQTYAAVRDEERGDLENLTGLPPRQRLSQMMTSLVGPRHWMLERAMREWARNDATVAEAVRASDARIVAAVRRAFLDDGFNDEQADMRANATFAAGIGFLHLSGSRPSAQAAGRRDQFIDLMLQR; translated from the coding sequence GTGAGCACTGCGCGATCCTCGCCGACCTCTCGGCTGTCGGTCAGCGACTGGGTGCAGGCCGGTCTGCGGATCCTCGCCGAAGACGGCGTCAAGGCGTTGACCATTCAACGGTTGTGTGACCGGCTGCAGGTCACCAAGGGCAGCTTCTACTGGCATTTCACCGATATGAAGACCTATCGCAGCGCGTTGGTGCAGACCTACGCGGCGGTGCGCGACGAGGAGCGCGGCGATCTGGAGAACCTCACCGGACTGCCGCCCCGGCAACGGCTCTCGCAGATGATGACCTCGCTGGTGGGTCCGCGGCATTGGATGCTGGAGCGCGCCATGCGGGAGTGGGCGCGCAACGACGCCACCGTCGCCGAGGCGGTCCGCGCCTCCGACGCCCGGATCGTGGCGGCGGTGCGCCGGGCCTTCCTCGACGACGGGTTCAACGACGAGCAGGCCGATATGCGCGCCAACGCCACCTTCGCGGCGGGCATCGGGTTCTTGCACCTGTCGGGTTCTCGGCCCAGTGCGCAGGCCGCGGGGCGTCGCGACCAGTTCATCGACCTGATGCTGCAGCGCTGA
- the aroQ gene encoding type II 3-dehydroquinate dehydratase → MQVLNGPNLGRLGRREPDVYGDTTHEALRAQIEREAAALGVTAVVRQSDSEAELIGWVHQAVDAGDPVILNAGGLTHTSVALRDACAELSAPLIEVHISNVHAREEFRRHSYLSPIATGVIVGLGVPGYLLALRYLAGR, encoded by the coding sequence ATCCAGGTGCTCAACGGGCCCAACCTCGGCCGGCTGGGCCGCCGCGAGCCCGACGTGTACGGCGACACCACCCACGAGGCGCTGCGCGCGCAGATCGAGCGGGAGGCGGCGGCGCTGGGGGTGACCGCCGTGGTGCGCCAGAGCGACAGCGAGGCCGAGCTGATCGGGTGGGTGCACCAGGCGGTCGACGCCGGCGATCCGGTGATCCTCAACGCCGGCGGGCTGACCCACACCTCGGTGGCGCTGCGCGATGCCTGCGCGGAGCTGTCGGCGCCGCTGATCGAGGTGCACATCTCCAATGTGCACGCCCGCGAAGAGTTCCGGCGCCACTCCTACCTCAGCCCGATCGCCACCGGGGTGATCGTCGGGTTGGGCGTGCCGGGTTATCTGCTGGCGTTGCGCTACCTCGCCGGCCGCTAG
- the aroB gene encoding 3-dehydroquinate synthase has product MAEPVTLTVHTDPPYPVVVGTGLLGELAELLAGRHRVAILYQPTLAATAEAIRGHLAEQGIDAHRVEIADAEDGKELPVLGFIWDVLGRIGLGRRDALVSLGGGAATDVAGFAAATWLRGVSIVHVPTTLLAMVDAAIGGKTGINTDAGKNLVGAFHQPDAVVVDLATLATLPQSEIVPGMAEVVKAGFIADPVILDLIEADPTAALDPHGAVLGELVRRAIAVKAEVVAADERESQLREILNYGHTLAHAIEAVESYQWRHGNAVSVGLVFAAELARLAGRLDDATADRHRSILRSLGLPVTYRANALPALLEYMAGDKKNRAGVMRFVVLDGLAKPGRLEGPDPTLLAGAYAEVSNPW; this is encoded by the coding sequence ATCGCCGAACCGGTCACCCTCACGGTGCACACCGACCCGCCGTACCCGGTGGTGGTCGGTACCGGTCTGCTCGGTGAGCTCGCCGAGCTGCTCGCCGGCCGCCACCGGGTGGCGATCCTGTATCAACCGACGCTGGCCGCGACCGCCGAGGCGATCCGCGGCCATCTCGCCGAGCAGGGCATCGACGCCCACCGGGTGGAGATCGCCGACGCCGAGGACGGCAAAGAGCTCCCGGTGCTCGGGTTCATCTGGGATGTCTTGGGACGCATCGGGTTAGGTCGCAGGGATGCGCTGGTCAGCCTCGGCGGCGGGGCCGCCACCGATGTGGCCGGCTTCGCCGCCGCGACGTGGCTGCGCGGCGTGTCGATCGTGCACGTGCCGACCACCCTGCTCGCGATGGTCGACGCCGCCATCGGCGGCAAGACCGGGATCAACACCGACGCCGGGAAAAACCTCGTCGGGGCGTTCCATCAGCCCGACGCCGTCGTCGTCGACCTCGCCACCCTGGCGACGCTGCCGCAGAGCGAGATCGTGCCCGGCATGGCCGAAGTGGTCAAGGCCGGGTTCATCGCCGACCCGGTGATCCTCGATCTGATCGAGGCCGACCCGACAGCGGCCCTCGACCCGCACGGCGCGGTGCTCGGTGAGCTGGTCCGTCGCGCGATCGCGGTCAAGGCCGAGGTGGTCGCCGCCGACGAGAGGGAATCGCAGCTGCGCGAGATCCTCAACTACGGGCACACCCTGGCCCACGCGATCGAGGCGGTCGAGAGCTACCAGTGGCGCCACGGCAACGCCGTGTCGGTGGGTCTGGTGTTCGCCGCCGAACTCGCCCGGCTTGCCGGTCGCCTCGACGACGCCACCGCCGACCGTCATCGCAGCATCCTGCGGTCGCTGGGGTTGCCGGTCACCTACCGCGCCAACGCCCTACCGGCGCTGCTGGAATACATGGCCGGCGACAAGAAGAACCGGGCGGGGGTGATGCGTTTCGTGGTGCTCGACGGGCTCGCCAAGCCGGGCCGGCTCGAAGGCCCCGACCCGACGCTGCTGGCCGGCGCCTACGCGGAGGTGTCCAACCCGTGGTGA
- the nusB gene encoding transcription antitermination factor NusB — translation MPDGQPVRGRHQARKRAVDLLFEAEARGWTPAAAADARAALAAADPQMPPPHPYTVTVAHGVSEQLAHVDDLISSHLQGWTLERLPAVDRAILRVAVWELLYADDVPEPVAVDEAVELAKKLSTDESPGFVNGVLGQVMLVTPQIRAAAQAVRGAGGAGGDEPGP, via the coding sequence ATGCCTGACGGCCAACCGGTGCGCGGGCGCCACCAGGCCCGCAAACGCGCCGTGGATCTTCTCTTCGAGGCCGAGGCGCGCGGCTGGACCCCCGCCGCGGCCGCCGACGCTCGCGCCGCCCTGGCCGCCGCCGACCCGCAGATGCCGCCCCCGCACCCGTACACGGTGACCGTGGCCCACGGGGTGAGCGAGCAGCTGGCCCACGTCGACGACCTGATCAGCTCGCACCTGCAGGGGTGGACCTTGGAGCGGTTGCCCGCGGTGGACCGGGCGATCCTGCGGGTGGCGGTCTGGGAACTGCTCTACGCCGACGACGTCCCCGAACCGGTCGCCGTCGACGAAGCCGTGGAGCTGGCCAAGAAACTCTCCACCGACGAATCGCCGGGTTTCGTCAACGGTGTGCTCGGCCAGGTGATGCTGGTGACCCCGCAGATCCGGGCGGCGGCCCAGGCGGTGCGCGGCGCCGGAGGCGCCGGAGGCGACGAACCCGGCCCCTGA
- a CDS encoding shikimate kinase gives MAPRAVLVGLPGSGKSTIGRRLAKTLGVEMLDTDAAIEQHTGRTIPEIFATDGEQGFRAIEEEVVRAALAEHTGVVSLGGGAITSPGVRAALAGHTVVFLEISVAEGVRRTGGTTVRPLLAGPDRTEKYRALLAERAPLYRQVATVRVNTNRRNPGAVVRDVVARLKPRPAAPPPDQKPTPATAAALAARRPKVRK, from the coding sequence ATGGCACCGCGGGCCGTGTTGGTGGGGCTGCCCGGGTCGGGCAAGTCGACGATCGGGCGGCGGCTGGCCAAAACTCTCGGGGTCGAGATGCTCGACACCGACGCGGCGATCGAGCAGCACACCGGCCGGACCATCCCGGAGATCTTCGCCACCGACGGTGAGCAGGGGTTCCGCGCCATCGAAGAAGAAGTGGTGCGCGCGGCGCTGGCCGAGCACACCGGGGTGGTCTCCCTCGGCGGTGGCGCCATCACCAGCCCCGGGGTGCGCGCCGCCCTGGCCGGGCACACCGTGGTGTTCCTGGAGATCTCGGTGGCCGAGGGCGTGCGGCGCACCGGCGGCACCACGGTGCGCCCGCTGTTGGCCGGACCCGACCGCACCGAGAAGTACCGGGCGCTATTGGCCGAGCGCGCGCCGCTGTACCGCCAGGTCGCCACCGTGCGCGTCAACACCAACCGACGTAACCCCGGTGCGGTGGTCCGCGATGTCGTGGCGCGCCTGAAGCCGCGGCCGGCCGCGCCCCCACCCGACCAGAAGCCCACCCCGGCCACCGCCGCGGCGCTGGCCGCCCGACGACCGAAGGTCCGCAAATGA
- a CDS encoding aminotransferase class I/II-fold pyridoxal phosphate-dependent enzyme — translation MIGEGERPRRLRVSALAAVANPSYSRVDTWNLLDDACRQLAEVNRARRDITHHVSRVKRLLDRLSAYERYWLYPGAVNLATFRRYLGENKTTRLADEVSLAVRLLSEYGDRAARFDTSAPLADQELIAQVKQQQFYTVLLGDDYPPDAPESVAASLRALHDPADDIRFELLIMTSIEDVITAVALNGEIQAAIIRHDLPLRSRDRLPLMTALLGANDDAVAADCAYDAIECAEWIRELRPHIDRYLLTDESIAAETTAEPDVYDRSFYRLNDVTDLHSTVLAGIRKRYATPFFDALRSYAEEPVGQFHALPVARGASIFNSRSLQDMGEFYGRNIFMAETSTTSGGLDSLLDPQGNIRAAMDKAALTWNANQTYFVTNGTSTANKIVVQALTRPGDIVLIDRNCHKSHHYGLVLAGAYPLYLDAYPLGEFAIYGGVALSTIKQTLLQLDAAGQLDRVRMLLLTNCTFDGVVYHPQRVMEEVLAIKPDICFLWDEAWYAFATAVPWARQRTAMVAAERLEDQLASPDYARQYQHWREQMSGFEPGQDRSHWVQQRLLPDPQRARVRVYATHSTHKSLSALRQASMIHVRDQDFGAHSRDAFTEAFLTHTSTSPNQQLLASLDLARRQVDLEGFQMVRGVYDMALVFRYRIRRDPLISKWFRILDEFDLVPESYRASAVRSYRQVRQGALAEWNEAWRSDEFVLDPTRATLFVGNTGMTGYDFREKILMERFGIQINKTSINSVLLIFTIGATWSSVHYLLDALRRVAGDFERTAEQAGAEDAALHERRVAAITGELPPLPDFSAFDTAFRPDPDSAFGDMRSAFYAGYDDADREHIPLEKARAVLAGGRTLVSTTFVVPYPPGFPVLVPGQTVAAEILDFLLELDVKEIHGYHAELGLSVFTEAAVERRARSR, via the coding sequence ATGATCGGCGAGGGCGAACGGCCCCGGCGGCTACGGGTGTCGGCGCTGGCGGCGGTCGCCAACCCGTCCTATTCGCGGGTCGACACCTGGAACCTGCTCGACGACGCCTGCCGGCAGCTGGCCGAGGTCAACCGCGCCCGCCGCGACATCACCCACCACGTCAGCCGGGTCAAACGGCTGCTGGACCGGCTCAGCGCCTATGAGCGTTACTGGCTGTATCCGGGGGCGGTCAACCTGGCGACGTTCCGGCGCTATCTGGGCGAGAACAAGACGACCCGGTTGGCCGACGAGGTGTCGCTGGCGGTGCGGCTGCTCTCCGAATACGGTGACCGCGCCGCCCGCTTCGACACCTCCGCACCGCTGGCCGACCAGGAGTTGATCGCGCAGGTCAAACAGCAGCAGTTCTACACCGTGCTGCTCGGCGACGACTACCCGCCGGACGCGCCGGAGAGCGTGGCCGCCAGCCTGCGCGCCCTGCACGACCCGGCCGACGACATCCGGTTCGAGCTGCTGATCATGACCAGCATCGAAGACGTGATCACCGCGGTCGCGCTCAACGGGGAGATCCAGGCGGCGATCATCCGCCACGATCTGCCGCTGCGCTCGCGGGACCGGCTGCCGTTGATGACCGCGCTGCTCGGCGCCAACGACGACGCGGTCGCCGCCGACTGCGCCTACGACGCCATCGAATGCGCGGAGTGGATCCGCGAGTTGCGGCCCCACATCGACCGCTATCTGCTCACCGACGAGTCGATCGCCGCGGAGACCACCGCCGAACCCGACGTCTACGATCGCAGCTTCTATCGGCTCAACGACGTCACCGACCTGCACTCCACGGTGCTCGCCGGGATCCGCAAGCGGTACGCCACCCCGTTCTTCGACGCGCTGCGCAGCTACGCCGAGGAGCCGGTCGGCCAGTTCCACGCGCTGCCGGTGGCGCGCGGCGCCTCGATCTTCAACTCCCGGTCGCTGCAGGACATGGGCGAGTTCTACGGCCGCAACATCTTCATGGCCGAGACCTCCACGACCTCCGGCGGGTTGGATTCGCTTCTGGACCCGCAGGGCAACATCCGCGCGGCGATGGACAAGGCGGCGTTGACCTGGAACGCCAACCAGACCTATTTCGTCACCAACGGCACCTCGACCGCCAACAAGATCGTCGTGCAGGCGCTGACCCGTCCCGGCGACATCGTGCTCATCGACCGCAACTGCCACAAATCCCACCACTACGGGCTGGTGCTGGCCGGCGCCTACCCGCTGTACCTGGACGCCTACCCGCTGGGCGAGTTCGCGATCTACGGGGGAGTGGCCCTGTCGACGATCAAGCAGACCCTGCTGCAACTGGACGCGGCCGGGCAGCTCGACCGGGTGCGGATGCTGCTGTTGACCAACTGCACCTTCGACGGTGTCGTCTACCACCCGCAGCGGGTGATGGAAGAAGTGCTGGCCATCAAGCCCGACATCTGTTTCCTCTGGGACGAGGCCTGGTACGCGTTCGCCACCGCGGTGCCCTGGGCCCGCCAGCGCACCGCGATGGTCGCCGCCGAACGCCTCGAGGACCAGCTGGCCTCGCCGGACTACGCCCGGCAGTACCAGCACTGGCGTGAACAGATGAGCGGGTTCGAACCGGGGCAGGACCGGTCGCATTGGGTGCAGCAGCGGTTGCTGCCCGATCCGCAGCGCGCGCGGGTGCGGGTCTACGCCACCCACTCGACCCACAAATCGCTGTCGGCGTTGCGGCAGGCGTCGATGATCCATGTCCGCGACCAGGATTTCGGGGCGCACAGCCGCGATGCGTTCACCGAGGCGTTTTTGACCCACACCTCCACCTCGCCGAACCAGCAGCTGCTGGCGTCGCTGGATCTGGCCCGCCGTCAAGTGGACCTGGAGGGATTCCAGATGGTGCGCGGCGTCTACGACATGGCGCTGGTCTTCCGTTACCGTATCCGGCGGGACCCGTTGATCAGCAAATGGTTTCGGATTCTCGACGAGTTCGATCTGGTGCCCGAATCGTACCGGGCGTCGGCGGTGCGGTCCTACCGGCAGGTGCGCCAGGGGGCGCTGGCGGAGTGGAACGAGGCGTGGCGCTCCGACGAGTTCGTGCTCGATCCGACCCGTGCGACGTTGTTCGTCGGCAACACCGGGATGACCGGCTACGACTTCCGGGAGAAGATCCTCATGGAGCGGTTCGGCATCCAGATCAACAAGACCTCGATCAACAGCGTGCTGCTGATCTTCACCATCGGGGCGACCTGGTCGAGCGTGCACTATCTGCTCGATGCGCTGCGCCGGGTCGCCGGTGATTTCGAGCGCACCGCCGAGCAGGCCGGTGCCGAGGACGCCGCACTGCACGAGCGCCGAGTCGCCGCGATCACCGGGGAACTGCCGCCGCTGCCGGACTTCAGCGCCTTCGACACGGCGTTTCGCCCCGATCCCGACAGTGCGTTCGGCGACATGCGTTCGGCGTTCTACGCCGGCTACGACGACGCCGACCGCGAACACATCCCGCTGGAGAAGGCCCGCGCGGTGCTCGCCGGCGGGCGCACCCTGGTCTCGACGACCTTCGTGGTGCCCTACCCGCCCGGCTTCCCGGTGCTGGTGCCCGGCCAGACCGTCGCCGCCGAGATCCTCGACTTCCTACTGGAACTCGACGTCAAGGAGATCCACGGCTACCACGCCGAGCTGGGTCTGTCGGTGTTCACCGAGGCCGCCGTGGAACGGCGGGCCCGGTCGCGGTGA
- a CDS encoding M24 family metallopeptidase, whose protein sequence is MTHSQRRDSLSDRIEAAGLDALLVTDLINVRYLSGFTGSNAALLVFADHRPAILATDGRYRTQAGAQAPDLEVSIARAVARHLGARAVGDGIRQLGFESHVVTVDGHDALAAEVEPAATLVRAAGTVEALREIKDAGEVAVLRRACAAADAALHDLVDGGKLRAGRTERAVARDLEALLVDHGAAGPSFETIVAAGAHSAIPHHRPTEAVLRTGDLVKIDFGALVDGYHSDMTRTFVLGAAADWQRELYALVAAAQRAGLDALAPGVALADVDAAARTVIDDAGHGEHYPHGLGHGVGLRIHEAPSIGASAAGRLQAGSTVTVEPGVYLPDRGGVRIEDTVIVENSGQTPEVLTRFPKELTIVEET, encoded by the coding sequence GTGACACATTCCCAGCGTCGAGACTCCCTCAGCGACCGGATCGAGGCCGCCGGCCTCGATGCCCTGCTGGTCACCGATCTGATCAACGTGCGCTATCTCAGCGGATTCACCGGGTCCAACGCCGCGCTGCTGGTCTTCGCCGACCACCGCCCGGCGATCCTGGCCACCGACGGGCGTTACCGCACCCAGGCCGGCGCTCAGGCGCCGGATCTGGAGGTGAGCATCGCCCGCGCGGTGGCGCGCCACCTCGGCGCCCGCGCGGTCGGCGACGGGATCCGGCAGCTCGGCTTCGAGAGCCACGTGGTCACCGTCGACGGCCATGACGCGCTGGCCGCCGAGGTGGAGCCGGCGGCGACGCTGGTGCGTGCCGCCGGCACGGTGGAGGCGTTGCGCGAGATCAAAGACGCCGGGGAGGTCGCGGTGTTGCGGCGGGCCTGCGCCGCCGCCGATGCCGCACTGCACGACCTGGTCGACGGCGGCAAGCTGCGTGCCGGGCGCACCGAACGCGCGGTGGCCCGCGACCTGGAGGCGCTGCTGGTCGACCACGGGGCCGCCGGGCCGTCGTTCGAGACGATCGTCGCCGCCGGCGCCCACTCGGCGATTCCGCATCACCGGCCGACCGAGGCGGTGCTGCGCACCGGGGACTTGGTCAAGATCGACTTCGGGGCCCTGGTCGACGGCTACCACTCGGACATGACCCGCACGTTCGTGCTCGGCGCCGCCGCGGACTGGCAGCGCGAGCTCTACGCCCTGGTCGCCGCGGCCCAACGGGCCGGCCTGGACGCCCTGGCCCCCGGGGTGGCGCTGGCCGACGTCGACGCTGCGGCGCGCACCGTGATCGACGACGCCGGGCACGGCGAGCACTACCCGCACGGGCTGGGCCACGGCGTCGGGCTGCGGATTCACGAAGCGCCGTCAATCGGCGCGAGCGCCGCCGGTAGACTGCAGGCCGGCTCCACGGTGACCGTGGAGCCCGGCGTCTATCTGCCCGACCGCGGTGGTGTCCGCATCGAGGACACCGTGATCGTGGAGAATTCCGGGCAGACCCCGGAAGTGCTGACCCGGTTCCCCAAGGAACTGACCATCGTTGAGGAGACGTAA